In Bradyrhizobium sp. 200, the sequence ACCAGCAGCGCGGTGTCGAGTTCGTTGGCGGCGCCGGCGAATTTCGACAGCACGAGCACGCCCGGATCGACCGGGTTTTGCGCGGCGACATATTCCTTGGCGACGAGATTCATGCCGTCCTGCAGCGGCGTCACCACGCCGACCTGCGCGGCGCGATAGAGGCCCGCAAGCACGGCCTGGCCGTAGCCCTTGTTGAGATAGCGGATCGGCGTCCAGTCGACCTCGCCATGCTGGCCGTTGACGTCGCTGACGAGCTTGGCGACCTCGCTCTGCAGGTTGCCGTAGGCCTCGATCGCGCCGCGCGAGGGCGTCGCGATCTGCAGCAGCGACGCGGTGCGCGAAAGCTGCGGATGCAGCGTCCACATCCGGTCGAAAGCCTTGATGCGGTTGATCAGGCCCTTGGAATAATCCAGCCGGTCGACGCCGATCGCGAGCTTCTCGCCGTTGAGGCTGCGCCGCAGCCGCGAGACATCAGGATGGGTCGAAGCCTTCGCCGCCAACTGGGCGAATTGCTGCGGATCGATGCCGATCGGAAATACCGCGGCGCGCGTCCGGCCGTAGCGCGAAATGATGACGCCGTCATGCACGACGAGGCCGAGGTCGGCCTGCGCGTAAGACAGGAAGTTCTCGCAATCTTCCTCGGTCTGAAAGCCGATCAGATCATAGGCCAGCATCGCCTCGATCAGTTCGCGATGATGCGGCACGCCGCCGATCACCGAACGCGACGGCCACGGCGTATGCAGGAAGAAGCCGATCGGCTGCGTGACGCCGACATCGCGCAGCTCGGCGCCGAGCGCGAGGAAATGGTAATCCTGAATCCAGAACGCGGAATCCGATTTGCGGAATCGCAGCAGCGCGCGCGCCATGAAGGCGTTCACTTCGCGATAGCTGAGATAGTCCTCCTGCGAGGCGCGGATCAGATCGGCGCG encodes:
- a CDS encoding trehalose-6-phosphate synthase; translated protein: MNLVVVSNRVSRGKPNEPMTGGLAAALLPIVEKSGAIWVGSSGRVRDGNLKEPFAEIEALGAGALAMLDLPAAHYGGYYEGFANSALWPALHSRADLIRASQEDYLSYREVNAFMARALLRFRKSDSAFWIQDYHFLALGAELRDVGVTQPIGFFLHTPWPSRSVIGGVPHHRELIEAMLAYDLIGFQTEEDCENFLSYAQADLGLVVHDGVIISRYGRTRAAVFPIGIDPQQFAQLAAKASTHPDVSRLRRSLNGEKLAIGVDRLDYSKGLINRIKAFDRMWTLHPQLSRTASLLQIATPSRGAIEAYGNLQSEVAKLVSDVNGQHGEVDWTPIRYLNKGYGQAVLAGLYRAAQVGVVTPLQDGMNLVAKEYVAAQNPVDPGVLVLSKFAGAANELDTALLVNPHDIDGMARTIAIALSMPLTERRMRWEAMMAKLRGHTIQQWFADFTDALRESQLDREELAPVITEPALWPLRSATNNGARYH